The Microbacterium sp. SORGH_AS_0862 genome has a segment encoding these proteins:
- a CDS encoding pyridoxal phosphate-dependent aminotransferase, with the protein MRNQNAPWQRVAAGAGLLGSEGTPAPTIFAEMSALAAETGAINLGQGFPDEDGPAELLDIAREAIATGVNQYPPGRGTADLRRAIAEHQARFYGLQVDPDREVLVTAGATEALAATLLALVGPGDEVVVFEPHYDAYAADVALVGATLVTVPLRWPDFQPDLDRLAAAVTDRTRVILLNDPHNPTGVVFTDDVRAEIVRLAHRHDVIIVTDEVYEHLVFDGRSHVPIATLPGAAERTISISSAGKTFSVTGWKIGWATGPASLIDAVLTVKQFLTYVNGAPFQPAVAAGLRLDDAFFAGVGAALQRKRDTLRDGLSAAGFAPFRAGGSYFTVADAAPLGVSDAHEFCRRLPRAAGVVAIPLTAFAAEERRHEYASLVRFAACKRPEVIAEAVHRLAALA; encoded by the coding sequence ATGCGAAACCAGAACGCGCCCTGGCAACGGGTGGCCGCGGGCGCCGGACTCCTCGGCTCGGAAGGCACCCCCGCCCCTACGATCTTCGCAGAGATGAGCGCGCTGGCGGCCGAGACCGGCGCCATCAACCTGGGCCAGGGCTTCCCCGACGAGGACGGCCCCGCCGAGCTGCTCGACATCGCACGTGAGGCGATCGCGACGGGGGTCAACCAGTATCCGCCCGGTCGCGGCACGGCCGATCTTCGCCGTGCGATCGCCGAGCACCAGGCGCGGTTCTACGGACTGCAGGTCGACCCCGATCGCGAGGTGCTCGTCACCGCGGGGGCGACGGAAGCTCTCGCGGCGACGCTCCTCGCACTCGTGGGCCCCGGCGACGAGGTCGTCGTCTTCGAACCCCACTACGACGCCTACGCGGCGGATGTGGCGCTGGTCGGCGCCACGCTCGTGACCGTGCCCCTGCGCTGGCCCGACTTCCAGCCGGACCTGGACCGACTCGCCGCCGCGGTCACGGACCGCACCCGCGTCATCCTCCTGAACGATCCGCACAATCCCACCGGCGTCGTGTTCACCGACGACGTGCGTGCCGAGATTGTGCGGCTCGCCCACCGCCATGACGTGATCATCGTGACCGACGAGGTGTACGAGCACCTGGTCTTCGACGGCCGCAGCCACGTCCCCATCGCGACGTTGCCGGGCGCTGCCGAGCGCACGATCTCGATCTCCTCCGCGGGCAAGACGTTCTCGGTGACGGGGTGGAAGATCGGATGGGCGACGGGACCCGCATCCCTCATCGACGCCGTACTCACGGTCAAACAGTTCCTCACGTACGTCAACGGTGCGCCGTTCCAGCCGGCTGTCGCTGCGGGGCTCCGCCTGGACGACGCCTTCTTCGCGGGCGTCGGCGCCGCGCTGCAGCGCAAGCGCGACACACTGCGCGACGGGCTCAGCGCTGCCGGATTCGCGCCGTTCCGCGCCGGGGGTTCTTACTTCACCGTGGCGGATGCGGCGCCGCTCGGCGTGAGCGACGCCCATGAGTTCTGCCGCCGGCTGCCGCGTGCGGCCGGTGTCGTCGCGATCCCGCTGACGGCGTTCGCCGCCGAGGAGCGGCGGCACGAGTACGCGAGCCTCGTGCGG